A genomic region of Anas acuta chromosome 2 unlocalized genomic scaffold, bAnaAcu1.1 SUPER_2_unloc_1, whole genome shotgun sequence contains the following coding sequences:
- the NRBP2 gene encoding nuclear receptor-binding protein 2 isoform X2 yields the protein MAVPEPDARLAQEKEEESEEESEILEESPCGRWQKRREQVNQGNMPGIQSTFLAMDTEEGVEVVWNELLFTDKKAFKAHEEKIKTMFEQLVLVDHPNIVKLHKYWLDVKDSKARVIFITEYVSSGSLKQFLKKTKKNHKAMNARAWKRWCTQILSALSFLHSCEPPIIHGNLTSDTIFIQHNGLIKIGSVWHRVFANALPDDLRSPIRIEREELRNLHFFPPEYGQKADGTAVDIFSFGMCALEMAVLEIQTNGDTRVSEEAIVRARHSLDDPNMREFILSCLTLNPDKRPTANNLLFHRVLFEVHSLKLLAAHCFINNQYLMPENVVEEKIKELDLNMVMAEIRREGRPGAQWRYSEVSFLELDKFLEDVRNGIYPLMNFAVSRPHALPRALSQPPEDTQKAKTPTPEPFDVETRKVVQMQCNMELNEDKTQWHLTLLLILEDKLHRQLSYDLLPTDNSKDLATELVHYGFIHEDDCEKLANFLENAFHKYRSPPL from the exons ATGGCGGTGCCGGAGCCGGACGCGCGGCTGGcgcaggagaaggaggaggagagcgagGAGGAGAGCGAGATCCTGGAGGAGAGCCCCTGCGGGCGCTGGCAGAAGCGCCGCGAGCAG GTGAATCAGGGAAACATGCCGGGCATCCAGAGCACCTTCCTTGCCATGGACACAGAGGAGGGTGTGGAGGTGGTGTGGAATGAGCTGCTTTTCACTGACAAGAAGGCCTTTAAAGCACACGAG GAGAAGATCAAGACCATGTTTGAGCAGCTGGTGCTTGTGGATCACCCCAACATTGTGAAGCTTCACAAATACTGGCTGGATGTGAAGGACTCGAAGGCGCGG GTCATCTTCATCACAGAATATGTGTCCTCAGGGAGCCTGAAACAGTTCCtgaagaaaaccaagaaaaaccACAAGGCCATGAATGCCAGG GCCTGGAAGCGCTGGTGCACCCAGATCCTGTCTGCTCTCAG CTTCCTGCACTCCTGTGAGCCTCCCATCATCCACGGCAATCTCACCAGTGACACCATCTTCATCCAGCACAACGGGCTCATAAAGATTGGTTCAG TTTGGCACAGGGTGTTTGCAAATG CCCTTCCAGACGACCTGCGAAGCCCCATCAGGATTGAGAGGGAAGAGCTGCgcaatttgcatttctttccccCGGAGTATGGCC AAAAGGCTGATGGGACTGCTGTGGACATCTTCTCCTTTGGGATGTGTGCACTGGAG atGGCAGTGCTGGAGATCCAGACCAACGGGGACACACGAGTCTCGGAGGAGGCAATCGTGCGGGCACGACATTCTCTGGACGATCCCAACATGCGG GAGTTCATTCTGTCATGCTTGACCCTCAACCCAGACAAGCGACCGACGGCTAACAACCTGCTCTTCCACCGTGTGCTTTTTGAGGTCCATTCCCTtaagctgctggcagcacattGCTTCATCAACAACCAGT ATCTGATGCCAGAGAATGTGGTGGAGGAGAAGATAAAAGAACTGGACCTGAACATGGTGATGGCAGAGATCCGGCGAGAGGGTCGGCCTGGAGCACAGTGGAG GTACTCAGAGGTTTCCTTCCTTGAACTTGACAAATTCTTAGAAGATGTCAG GAATGGGATTTATCCTCTGATGAACTTCGCTGTTTCCAGACCCCATGCCCTCCCACGTGCACTCTCCCAGCCCCCGGAGGACACTCAGAAAGCCAAGACCCCTACCCCAGAGCCCTTCGATGTGGAGACCAGGAAG GTGGTGCAAATGCAATGTAACATGGAGCTGAATGAAGACAAGACCCAGTGGCAT ctcaCTCTTCTGCTGATCTTGGAGGACAAATTGCATCGACAGTTGAGCTACGACTTGCTGCCCA ctgATAACTCCAAGGACTTAGCCACAGAGCTGGTGCATTATGGATTCATCCACGAG GACGACTGTGAAAAGCTGGCTAACTTCCTGGAAAATGCCTTCCACAAATACCGGTCTCCTCCCTTGTGA
- the NRBP2 gene encoding nuclear receptor-binding protein 2 isoform X3 encodes MPGIQSTFLAMDTEEGVEVVWNELLFTDKKAFKAHEEKIKTMFEQLVLVDHPNIVKLHKYWLDVKDSKARVIFITEYVSSGSLKQFLKKTKKNHKAMNARAWKRWCTQILSALSFLHSCEPPIIHGNLTSDTIFIQHNGLIKIGSVWHRVFANALPDDLRSPIRIEREELRNLHFFPPEYGQKADGTAVDIFSFGMCALEMAVLEIQTNGDTRVSEEAIVRARHSLDDPNMREFILSCLTLNPDKRPTANNLLFHRVLFEVHSLKLLAAHCFINNQYLMPENVVEEKIKELDLNMVMAEIRREGRPGAQWRYSEVSFLELDKFLEDVRNGIYPLMNFAVSRPHALPRALSQPPEDTQKAKTPTPEPFDVETRKVVQMQCNMELNEDKTQWHLTLLLILEDKLHRQLSYDLLPTDNSKDLATELVHYGFIHEEFWGCRQSFGEFLILDADIRQGRGQLH; translated from the exons ATGCCGGGCATCCAGAGCACCTTCCTTGCCATGGACACAGAGGAGGGTGTGGAGGTGGTGTGGAATGAGCTGCTTTTCACTGACAAGAAGGCCTTTAAAGCACACGAG GAGAAGATCAAGACCATGTTTGAGCAGCTGGTGCTTGTGGATCACCCCAACATTGTGAAGCTTCACAAATACTGGCTGGATGTGAAGGACTCGAAGGCGCGG GTCATCTTCATCACAGAATATGTGTCCTCAGGGAGCCTGAAACAGTTCCtgaagaaaaccaagaaaaaccACAAGGCCATGAATGCCAGG GCCTGGAAGCGCTGGTGCACCCAGATCCTGTCTGCTCTCAG CTTCCTGCACTCCTGTGAGCCTCCCATCATCCACGGCAATCTCACCAGTGACACCATCTTCATCCAGCACAACGGGCTCATAAAGATTGGTTCAG TTTGGCACAGGGTGTTTGCAAATG CCCTTCCAGACGACCTGCGAAGCCCCATCAGGATTGAGAGGGAAGAGCTGCgcaatttgcatttctttccccCGGAGTATGGCC AAAAGGCTGATGGGACTGCTGTGGACATCTTCTCCTTTGGGATGTGTGCACTGGAG atGGCAGTGCTGGAGATCCAGACCAACGGGGACACACGAGTCTCGGAGGAGGCAATCGTGCGGGCACGACATTCTCTGGACGATCCCAACATGCGG GAGTTCATTCTGTCATGCTTGACCCTCAACCCAGACAAGCGACCGACGGCTAACAACCTGCTCTTCCACCGTGTGCTTTTTGAGGTCCATTCCCTtaagctgctggcagcacattGCTTCATCAACAACCAGT ATCTGATGCCAGAGAATGTGGTGGAGGAGAAGATAAAAGAACTGGACCTGAACATGGTGATGGCAGAGATCCGGCGAGAGGGTCGGCCTGGAGCACAGTGGAG GTACTCAGAGGTTTCCTTCCTTGAACTTGACAAATTCTTAGAAGATGTCAG GAATGGGATTTATCCTCTGATGAACTTCGCTGTTTCCAGACCCCATGCCCTCCCACGTGCACTCTCCCAGCCCCCGGAGGACACTCAGAAAGCCAAGACCCCTACCCCAGAGCCCTTCGATGTGGAGACCAGGAAG GTGGTGCAAATGCAATGTAACATGGAGCTGAATGAAGACAAGACCCAGTGGCAT ctcaCTCTTCTGCTGATCTTGGAGGACAAATTGCATCGACAGTTGAGCTACGACTTGCTGCCCA ctgATAACTCCAAGGACTTAGCCACAGAGCTGGTGCATTATGGATTCATCCACGAG GAATTCTGGGGCTGTAGGCAAAGTTTTGGAGAATTCCTCATTCTGGATGCTGACATTAGACAAGGAAGGGGTCAGCTtcactga
- the NRBP2 gene encoding nuclear receptor-binding protein 2 isoform X1, which produces MAVPEPDARLAQEKEEESEEESEILEESPCGRWQKRREQVNQGNMPGIQSTFLAMDTEEGVEVVWNELLFTDKKAFKAHEEKIKTMFEQLVLVDHPNIVKLHKYWLDVKDSKARVIFITEYVSSGSLKQFLKKTKKNHKAMNARAWKRWCTQILSALSFLHSCEPPIIHGNLTSDTIFIQHNGLIKIGSVWHRVFANALPDDLRSPIRIEREELRNLHFFPPEYGQKADGTAVDIFSFGMCALEMAVLEIQTNGDTRVSEEAIVRARHSLDDPNMREFILSCLTLNPDKRPTANNLLFHRVLFEVHSLKLLAAHCFINNQYLMPENVVEEKIKELDLNMVMAEIRREGRPGAQWRYSEVSFLELDKFLEDVRNGIYPLMNFAVSRPHALPRALSQPPEDTQKAKTPTPEPFDVETRKVVQMQCNMELNEDKTQWHLTLLLILEDKLHRQLSYDLLPTDNSKDLATELVHYGFIHEEFWGCRQSFGEFLILDADIRQGRGQLH; this is translated from the exons ATGGCGGTGCCGGAGCCGGACGCGCGGCTGGcgcaggagaaggaggaggagagcgagGAGGAGAGCGAGATCCTGGAGGAGAGCCCCTGCGGGCGCTGGCAGAAGCGCCGCGAGCAG GTGAATCAGGGAAACATGCCGGGCATCCAGAGCACCTTCCTTGCCATGGACACAGAGGAGGGTGTGGAGGTGGTGTGGAATGAGCTGCTTTTCACTGACAAGAAGGCCTTTAAAGCACACGAG GAGAAGATCAAGACCATGTTTGAGCAGCTGGTGCTTGTGGATCACCCCAACATTGTGAAGCTTCACAAATACTGGCTGGATGTGAAGGACTCGAAGGCGCGG GTCATCTTCATCACAGAATATGTGTCCTCAGGGAGCCTGAAACAGTTCCtgaagaaaaccaagaaaaaccACAAGGCCATGAATGCCAGG GCCTGGAAGCGCTGGTGCACCCAGATCCTGTCTGCTCTCAG CTTCCTGCACTCCTGTGAGCCTCCCATCATCCACGGCAATCTCACCAGTGACACCATCTTCATCCAGCACAACGGGCTCATAAAGATTGGTTCAG TTTGGCACAGGGTGTTTGCAAATG CCCTTCCAGACGACCTGCGAAGCCCCATCAGGATTGAGAGGGAAGAGCTGCgcaatttgcatttctttccccCGGAGTATGGCC AAAAGGCTGATGGGACTGCTGTGGACATCTTCTCCTTTGGGATGTGTGCACTGGAG atGGCAGTGCTGGAGATCCAGACCAACGGGGACACACGAGTCTCGGAGGAGGCAATCGTGCGGGCACGACATTCTCTGGACGATCCCAACATGCGG GAGTTCATTCTGTCATGCTTGACCCTCAACCCAGACAAGCGACCGACGGCTAACAACCTGCTCTTCCACCGTGTGCTTTTTGAGGTCCATTCCCTtaagctgctggcagcacattGCTTCATCAACAACCAGT ATCTGATGCCAGAGAATGTGGTGGAGGAGAAGATAAAAGAACTGGACCTGAACATGGTGATGGCAGAGATCCGGCGAGAGGGTCGGCCTGGAGCACAGTGGAG GTACTCAGAGGTTTCCTTCCTTGAACTTGACAAATTCTTAGAAGATGTCAG GAATGGGATTTATCCTCTGATGAACTTCGCTGTTTCCAGACCCCATGCCCTCCCACGTGCACTCTCCCAGCCCCCGGAGGACACTCAGAAAGCCAAGACCCCTACCCCAGAGCCCTTCGATGTGGAGACCAGGAAG GTGGTGCAAATGCAATGTAACATGGAGCTGAATGAAGACAAGACCCAGTGGCAT ctcaCTCTTCTGCTGATCTTGGAGGACAAATTGCATCGACAGTTGAGCTACGACTTGCTGCCCA ctgATAACTCCAAGGACTTAGCCACAGAGCTGGTGCATTATGGATTCATCCACGAG GAATTCTGGGGCTGTAGGCAAAGTTTTGGAGAATTCCTCATTCTGGATGCTGACATTAGACAAGGAAGGGGTCAGCTtcactga